The sequence TTGGCACGGAGTGAAATTGCTAGTTACTGCTCTGTTCAGACGACGCACCGGATCAGGACAGGTTTTAGTGAGAACATGTTAAACTAGCGATATTACTTACAGTTCTATGTTCCTGGAAATGATGATTATTGACTATTCGACATGTACTTTATCGCAAGTCAAatatgagtaaaaaaataaataaatatgtgttttttggtatatttttttttaactatgaaCTAAtacgtttatatatatataaaactagataaattaatatttgataaagatATAACTAAggttaaaatatttgatcttgcaatacaaaactatatattaaattgtgtctagtaattttatttattcaaatataatttttatataataaaatgattatatgtgccaataaaagataagaaaaaatcattaacaaaaacGAATTATATGAAACTAAAAAGCTcaactatcaaataataaaatattaaataatatttgtttttaaataatctaaatcaatttagattaattcACCATGCAAAATATTTAGTGGTTTTTACTGTCTTAATTTgataacttttatttatatttataaataaatatattagaaccctttttttaattgaatgacTACGTTCATCAATGGTTAAAAGCACTAAATCTAAGTTTTGAtaccattaaaaatataaaatactaagtATTTAAACTCTCATATTCTTATTCATTgatattcaatattattttaaacacaCTTAAAATTTGAATGTATTAGCTTTTGTATTtgtagaaaaatcataaaatctaacTATCATGatctaataaaaattctaactaattcaataaaaattttaattaactaaTGGAACACAAATTCTTTTTACTCCTTTTTAGATAAGGATTACTACTTGGGCTAGAATTCTAGCTAATATGTGACATGATGTTCCATCTTAAAGACTCGAGAGAAAATGATACGTGATGGATCTTGCTTTATAAAAATCCTGGGCTTAGTTCACCACTTATCTCTGTCCACGTGTACGAGAGTGGTAAGCACTATCGAAACTCACTTGAGTTTCTATTTCTTCCACTTATTTTTGCCTTTCTGTATttctaaaaagttttattttttaattaaaaattaattttttatatattttaaattattttaatatgttaattttaaaaatgattttaataaaaataaaaaatattattttaatatattttaacatgaataacatttaaaaaaaatatatgtaagcACACCTCAAACAATATAAATTGATTATAAAACGCTGTTGTCCTTTGCTACGGCTGAGTCAATATTCTTGCAATAGGTGGTAATTATCCAGAAGAGAACGTCTCTCCGAATTTTATTTTACGACGTAACTCttcaatctctctctttcttttcttttaacctCTCACTTAAACTTATCTTACAGTGCAATTATAGTGCAAGTGTCCCCTGTTCCTTGTGTGATATGATATGACTGCTGATCTACCATGGTAGAATTACTGTAGCAGGTACCATTTCACAAAGTAATTATCAGCTAAACGACATCAATTTAATCAAGTAAAAATGACCACTGACCATAAGTATAAACGTCTTACTTTCCTGCTAGACGACAGCTGCTCACTGCCTGTAGATCTCTCACTAAACAAGGCAAGGTTTCAATTACAAGAACTTTAATGAATCAGCCACACAAAAATAGCCAATGCCATGACTCCGAGCAACCCATGCGAATCACATGCATTAAACAATTCAAGTTCTTCAAGTTGGAATCTTCAACTCAGCTGGCTTACAGACCACGCCCTATTCTTACTTGTCATTGTTAGGTACCCAGAAGGCCACGCCCTGcgtatatattatttattgaccGCCTTGAGTTTGCTTCACAGGCCTCCTTTTCAACAACAATGGCCAACCTCTCCCTATCCAGCACTCTTCAGTTTCCtctcaaacaagacattttccaATCCAGAAAATGTTCCTCTGTGCAAATTCCAAGCCAAAACTCTCAACTAGGCCGATCAAGATCCATAGATATCACAGGAAAAACATCCACCAGTACCATACCTCGTGTCCTGTCCAAAACAAGCGAGTCGTTAACATCCATAATCACAGAGCTCGAAAAGGAACAAGACCACGACACAAACACGAACACCAAAGAACCAGAGCGAAAACTGGCTGATGTGTGGAGAGAAATCCAGGGTCAAGATGATTGGGTTGGCCTTCTTGACCCGATGGACCCACTCTTACGATCGGAACTGATCAGATATGGCGAGATGGCGCAAGCTTGCTACGATGCTTTCGATTTTGATCCATTCTCAAAATATTGTGGCAGCTGCAGATTTATACGTCGCAGGTTTTTGGAGTCACTAGGAATGGCACACCATGGATACGAGGTCACCAGGTACTTGTATGCCACATCAAACATCGACCTTtcgaattttttcaaaaaatctcgTTGGCCTAAAGTCTGGAGCAACAAGGCCAATTGGATTGGATACGTCTCCGTTTCTGACGATGAAACAACGAAATATTTAGGCCGCCGTGACATTAGTATTGCGTGGAGGGGCACGGTGACACATCTAGAGTGGATTTCTGACTTAATGGACTTTCTCAAGCCAATCAATGGTAATAAAATCCCCTGTCCGGATCCGACTGTCAAAGTCGAATACGGGTTCTTGGATCTTTACACGGACAAGGATGAGAATTGTCGATTTTGTAAATATTCAGCCAGAGAGCAGATTTTATCGGAGGTGAAAAGGTTAACTGAGATGTACGCTGATGAGGAAATGAGCATTACAATTACCGGGCACAGTTTAGGCAGTGCTTTGGCTATACTAAGTGCGTACGATATTGCGGAAACGGGTTTACATGTGATGCAAGATGGTCGGGCATTGCCCGTTTCTGTGTTTTCCTTTTCAGGTCCCCGGGTCGGGAATGTGAGGTTCAAGGAAAGGATCGAGTCACTGGGGGTCAAGGTTTTGAGGGTGGTTAACGTGCAGGATATGGTGCCTAAATCACctggattgttttttaatgaacaaGTGCCGCCTCCGTTAATGAAGCTGGCTGAGGGGCTGCCTTGGGCTTACTCGCATGTTGGAGTGGAGCTGGCTCTGGATCACAGGAACTCCCCTTTCTTGAAACAAACGGGCGACCCGGCTTGTGCCCATAACTTGGAGGCTCATTTGCATTTGCTTGATGGgtaagtttttcttcttcttcttcttcattgtcGATGCCTGATTCTGAGTTTTTGGTCATCAtggtattcttttttttttccttttccttttctatcaGCTCATATCaacaacattaatatattatccACAGGGATTTCCTTCCTCGAGGAgcctataaataatttaaatcccTTGATTATTGACCTTTCGTGGTTACTGATCATGAAACTTGTATAAAAACATTATGTGaaagatgtttttaaaaatcaattcaacttcTCTATCAAATGGGACATTCACCCATTCtctgttttgttgttttgttttcatgaagTTAAAGTTAATTCAGTGTTGGTTGCTGTAACGTTTACATGATATTATTAGGTTGTCATAACGTGCCGAACCACTGCTGTTGATATTATTGGCAtgcaatttattgttttaagaaCTAGGATGCGGCTGGAAGATGCATAAAAGAAGATGATATGTTGACATCATGCCCCTAGCTAGCTAATATCTTACCTGCTTGCTTCTAGCTAGCCATTGTTAACGATCCAGGTAACTTGCCATCAATGGCGGCCATGATGATGACAAGTACTGATAGCTAGTAGCATTAAAAAGGGGACCCTTAAGGATGAAAGATGTagattttttcatcttttcttttgaatgcaAGTTTCCCGATAGAAAGGGAGAGATGAGGACGCATTATGAAAAGTGTTTTGCTGAAATTATTTATCagatttttttgtgtgtgttttttattagaaaaattcgttagtaaataatattttctaggCAGAAAATGActtggtttttaattatttaaaaaaaaaacacgttttaaaaattataaaaaaatttaaaatatcatgttatttattgattttattaaatttaatcatttaacttttgattgatatatattttgttttgaatatatttttttaattttatctcttataatttaatttaacatgattttttatatcaattttgtttttttttttattgttatttactttttttttagcaattgattttttttatctatcaaattagatatttattcttttaattattatttattttatttaagataatttataattttttttaatttcattctcattcaactgttaaatttaagatttgtttcttattcttaataaattattttctaactcatttttcattacacattaaaaaatatttttcaatttattttttataatattatcaaatatcaaaaaaataattttcttttattaatttatttttcaaaagataccactaaaaaaaaactattttatagcAGGCAAACAGTACTAAAAATGAAAGATGGTCAATGACAGATAGAGTGCTTCAATAATCTGAATCTGTTTTAGCCAGCTAGTCCTTCAGTGTACAGTTATGAGAAACCAAAACAGTTGACTAGTCAATGTTAAGCAGCTAAAAGTCAACATCGAGACAATTCATCGACCTCGAATGGACAACGTCAAAAGGGACTTCAGTTTTGAAGATCAGAGGCGTGTAACGTGTAGATTTTAAAGCTGTTGAATTCCAATGCTGTACAAGTCACGTTCAGAAACTTGCCGTTGTTTgtggtgtttttattttgaatttatctgCAAAACGGAGGAAGTGATGATAAACAATGAACTCAGGCAAAAGTATCGTGGGAAAAAGCTGATAGATTTCACTGATTTCTGTTTGGTTTACGTGTTGCAGGTACCATGGGAAAGGGCACAGATTTGTACTAGCAAGTGGAAGGGACCCGGCGTTGGTAAACAAGGCATGTGATTTCTTGAAAGATCATCATCTGGTGCCACCAAACTGGAGGCAAGATGAGAACAAGGGTATGATAAGGAATAACGACGGTCGGTGGGTGCAACCTGAACGCCCAAAACTCGATGATCACCCTCCCGATACGCACGACCATCTAAGGAAATTAGGCCTAGCATCCGACCATTAAAAACTCCCACTTCCCTGACATACAGCAAGGCAATGGGTTGGCTGGTGTGGTTATTTTTAGCTGTAAGTGCGTCGAGGAGGAATTTCTGGACAgccaatgtaaaaaaaaggagtaaattggtaGTTTTAATCTATGGTTTTTACTCTGTATATTTACTTGGAGCCGATcttaaaattcattaatctaTGGTTTTTACTCTGTATAGTTTTAAACTTATACAATGGTTTAAAACTGAATCTAATATTGTAACAAAAGGAACTAAATAAAATGCAAAGTAAAAAAACCATGGCAAGGTAGATAAAGAAACTCGTGTAATTAATTGCATTAACAAATACGATAACAGCAGTGCAATGGGAATCAACAACAGTCCACGATATTAATACGCAGTTTAGAATCATGTTTTAAACtatatttcatgaaaatttgaaaaccaaatgcttgaaattatttatttttaaaaattttcaagttgttttaatatgttgtcaaagttaataatttttataaaataataataaaaaatattattttaatatattttaaccaaAATACTTTATAATAATTAAGACTAAGAGATGCAATTAATTGTAcatattttattgtataataaagATAGAGGGAATAAGGCTTTCTAtatcttgtattttaaaatatcgtAAATTCACTTACAAATCattataagaaatatatttattttatatttctgtTTTTATCCATCAAACCagtaatattttcaatttccatCACATGcgattttttctcttcttcttgtgtGTGGGTACGTATTTGTTTTGTATGATGAACTGATCCATCTTTGTTATCTTGATCAAATAACTcctttatttaaaagaaaagaagagataaaaaaggaagaaaattcaatctcccaattcaattttaatattcttttcatgTATGTTATCACGTAGGATGAGCAAATGAATGATGTTGTTTGATGAAGTCATGAGAAAAACAGACGCAATAaagattttctattttctattgtttttttctattttctattgtTGCGTTCTAAGATGGTGGAGTGATGGCTCGAAAGCAAATCAATATCTTATACAagtcatttctaaaaaaataattttccgtGAAAACATCGGACACTCCGATGCATGTATGGGTGTAGTGTGTGCACGTGCTAGCTAGAATGCGGTCTGACTTTGGCTGCTTGTCACCTGACTTTAATGGCTATCTGTCAATGTCCAGGAATGTGATGTGAGTTTTGCCTAGGAATCGAGTGTATATATACGTTaagatattgtatttttttcttgaaaaaaaaaaaaatcattgaacatctcaatctaaaaacttaaattgttaagtgaggtcttaaaatataatttatattattttttaatacatcatCTGAAATGAAAgcctttgaacttgaaacttgcataagcCTACATTACCCtgtacttattttttatcaaataaatgagaatgatgagatttgaactcgt is a genomic window of Populus alba chromosome 5, ASM523922v2, whole genome shotgun sequence containing:
- the LOC118062232 gene encoding phospholipase A1-Igamma2, chloroplastic isoform X1, producing the protein MANLSLSSTLQFPLKQDIFQSRKCSSVQIPSQNSQLGRSRSIDITGKTSTSTIPRVLSKTSESLTSIITELEKEQDHDTNTNTKEPERKLADVWREIQGQDDWVGLLDPMDPLLRSELIRYGEMAQACYDAFDFDPFSKYCGSCRFIRRRFLESLGMAHHGYEVTRYLYATSNIDLSNFFKKSRWPKVWSNKANWIGYVSVSDDETTKYLGRRDISIAWRGTVTHLEWISDLMDFLKPINGNKIPCPDPTVKVEYGFLDLYTDKDENCRFCKYSAREQILSEVKRLTEMYADEEMSITITGHSLGSALAILSAYDIAETGLHVMQDGRALPVSVFSFSGPRVGNVRFKERIESLGVKVLRVVNVQDMVPKSPGLFFNEQVPPPLMKLAEGLPWAYSHVGVELALDHRNSPFLKQTGDPACAHNLEAHLHLLDGYHGKGHRFVLASGRDPALVNKACDFLKDHHLVPPNWRQDENKGMIRNNDGRWVQPERPKLDDHPPDTHDHLRKLGLASDH
- the LOC118062232 gene encoding phospholipase A1-Igamma2, chloroplastic isoform X2; protein product: MANLSLSSTLQFPLKQDIFQSRKCSSVQIPSQNSQLGRSRSIDITGKTSTSTIPRVLSKTSESLTSIITELEKEQDHDTNTNTKEPERKLADVWREIQGQDDWVGLLDPMDPLLRSELIRYGEMAQACYDAFDFDPFSKYCGSCRFIRRRFLESLGMAHHGYEVTRYLYATSNIDLSNFFKKSRWPKVWSNKANWIGYVSVSDDETTKYLGRRDISIAWRGTVTHLEWISDLMDFLKPINGNKIPCPDPTVKVEYGFLDLYTDKDENCRFCKYSAREQILSEVKRLTEMYADEEMSITITGHSLGSALAILSAYDIAETGLHVMQDGRALPVSVFSFSGPRVGNVRFKERIESLGVKVLRVVNVQDMVPKSPGLFFNEQVPPPLMKLAEGLPWAYSHVGVELALDHRNSPFLKQTGDPACAHNLEAHLHLLDGLS